One window of Paludibacter propionicigenes WB4 genomic DNA carries:
- a CDS encoding sensor histidine kinase, translated as MNDFEIDRPNPDELLAALAKEEEKNKRGKLKIFFGMCAGVGKTYTMLQAAHVEKKKGNDIVIGYVETHKRKETEALVHGFEIIPRKAIEYKSTSVEEMDLDAIIARHPQIVLVDELAHTNAPGSRHNKRYQDVQELLENGINVFTTLNVQHLESRTDTVAQITGVIIRETLPDFIFETSDDIELVDITPDELLQRLSDGKVYTPERSKEAVNNFFRKGNITALREMSLRIVADRVDNQLHDYMQDKRIRGPWKSGLHFLVAIGVSPSSQGLLKWAKNLAYTMGANVEALYVETSQRLTPRDHEQLDANIELAKELGFKVRIVTNDDLVKAIINYAQKENITHIIVGKSRFSSLKSLLKLGNFVNRLIKYSGNIDVYILGSDTPVEDKINIKSTIPTFTSRSRQYLTVSLIVALTSVLSYLVRDIVGYQVVSVILLFMVSLLALFYGTGPVLFAATASALIWDYFFIPPQFTFLIQKPLDILLLVMFFIVALVNGTLTSRVRRQEKKIRVREERTHALYQLTKDLNSVSGFDEVIKIAYDFINRYFKLECSIVVKNDVNQLEVMPKENSTIQLTESEMSIIHWVEKNSMKAGNLTSTLPSNEFTYYPLIGSNSTLGVIVVKQTKVFTHGEEQFWESSLSQIIGKYERELLRNATRKTYMISESEKLYKTLFNSISHELRIPIAAIMGSSETLLEQQLPEQIQQELYSEINTASIRLNRLVENLLNMSRLESGRITPHPDWCDAHDLVNSVSESLQNELESFTFKIDIPDDLPLIYVDFGLIEQVLHNLVLNATQHSPKGSAIELKIELADDNLFIKVTDRGHGFPEDELSSVFDKFYRGKDAKAGGTGLGLSIVKGFVEAHNGSVSAANGVNGGAVFTLKIPKKEKK; from the coding sequence ATGAACGATTTCGAAATTGACAGACCAAATCCCGACGAGCTTCTGGCAGCATTGGCCAAAGAAGAAGAAAAAAACAAACGGGGAAAGCTGAAGATTTTCTTTGGCATGTGTGCCGGTGTGGGGAAAACTTACACCATGCTTCAGGCGGCACACGTTGAGAAAAAGAAAGGAAATGACATTGTCATTGGTTATGTGGAAACGCATAAGCGGAAAGAGACAGAAGCATTGGTGCATGGTTTTGAGATCATCCCCCGCAAAGCCATTGAGTATAAATCCACTTCCGTTGAGGAGATGGATTTAGACGCTATTATAGCTCGTCATCCCCAGATTGTGTTGGTGGATGAATTGGCACATACCAATGCACCCGGGAGCCGCCACAATAAACGCTATCAGGATGTGCAGGAGTTGTTGGAAAATGGCATTAATGTTTTCACTACACTTAATGTGCAGCATTTGGAAAGTCGCACCGACACGGTGGCACAAATCACCGGTGTTATCATCCGCGAAACTTTGCCGGACTTTATTTTTGAAACTTCGGATGATATTGAACTTGTTGACATTACGCCCGACGAACTGCTTCAACGACTTTCGGATGGAAAAGTGTATACCCCCGAACGCTCGAAAGAAGCCGTCAATAACTTCTTCCGCAAAGGAAATATTACCGCCCTGCGCGAAATGTCGTTGCGCATTGTTGCCGATCGTGTCGATAATCAGTTGCACGATTACATGCAGGACAAGCGCATTCGTGGTCCGTGGAAATCGGGTTTGCATTTTCTGGTGGCTATTGGCGTCAGTCCATCTTCGCAAGGGTTACTGAAATGGGCCAAAAATCTGGCATACACCATGGGTGCCAATGTGGAAGCACTTTATGTAGAAACTAGTCAACGATTAACCCCACGCGACCACGAGCAGCTGGATGCCAACATTGAACTGGCCAAGGAACTGGGATTCAAAGTGCGCATTGTCACTAATGACGACCTGGTAAAAGCCATTATAAACTATGCTCAAAAAGAAAACATTACGCATATTATCGTTGGGAAATCGCGGTTTAGTAGTCTGAAATCGCTACTGAAGCTCGGTAATTTTGTGAACCGACTGATAAAATACAGCGGTAATATTGATGTGTATATTCTCGGCTCCGATACTCCGGTGGAAGACAAAATCAATATAAAATCAACCATTCCAACCTTTACGTCACGCAGTCGTCAGTACCTCACCGTTTCGCTGATTGTGGCCCTGACTTCGGTGTTGAGTTACTTAGTCAGAGATATTGTAGGCTATCAGGTGGTGTCGGTTATTTTGCTGTTTATGGTTTCATTGCTGGCTTTGTTTTATGGCACCGGTCCGGTGTTGTTTGCCGCCACTGCCAGCGCATTAATCTGGGATTATTTCTTTATTCCGCCTCAATTTACATTTCTTATTCAAAAGCCGCTTGATATTCTGTTGTTGGTTATGTTTTTCATTGTGGCACTGGTCAATGGCACATTAACTTCGCGTGTTCGTCGTCAGGAAAAAAAGATACGTGTGCGCGAAGAACGTACCCATGCCCTTTATCAACTTACCAAGGATTTAAACTCAGTTTCGGGCTTCGACGAGGTGATTAAGATTGCTTACGATTTTATCAACCGTTATTTCAAACTGGAATGCAGCATTGTCGTCAAAAATGATGTGAATCAACTGGAGGTGATGCCGAAAGAGAATTCTACCATTCAATTGACCGAAAGCGAAATGAGTATCATTCATTGGGTAGAGAAAAACTCCATGAAAGCCGGAAATCTCACCAGTACGCTTCCTTCCAACGAATTTACTTATTATCCGTTGATCGGCAGTAACAGCACGTTGGGTGTAATCGTGGTAAAGCAAACCAAAGTATTCACGCACGGTGAAGAACAGTTTTGGGAATCGTCACTCTCGCAAATTATTGGTAAGTACGAACGGGAGCTGTTGCGCAATGCCACCCGCAAAACCTATATGATCAGCGAATCGGAAAAGCTGTATAAGACACTGTTTAATTCCATTTCGCACGAACTTCGCATCCCGATTGCAGCCATTATGGGCTCGTCGGAGACTTTGCTGGAACAGCAACTTCCGGAGCAAATTCAACAGGAACTTTATTCCGAAATCAATACAGCTTCTATTCGCTTGAATCGATTGGTGGAAAATTTATTGAATATGTCTCGGTTGGAATCAGGACGTATTACGCCGCACCCCGATTGGTGCGACGCTCACGATTTAGTGAACTCGGTTTCAGAATCGCTTCAGAATGAACTTGAATCGTTTACGTTTAAAATTGATATCCCCGACGATCTTCCATTGATTTATGTGGATTTCGGATTAATAGAACAAGTACTGCACAACCTTGTTCTGAACGCCACGCAGCATTCTCCTAAAGGAAGCGCTATTGAACTAAAAATCGAACTTGCCGATGATAATTTGTTTATCAAAGTAACCGATCGTGGACATGGATTTCCTGAAGATGAATTGTCATCGGTTTTTGATAAATTCTATCGGGGAAAAGATGCCAAGGCCGGAGGCACCGGACTTGGTTTGTCTATCGTAAAAGGATTTGTGGAAGCACACAATGGATCTGTATCTGCTGCTAATGGAGTAAATGGCGGTGCTGTTTTCACGCTGAAAATACCTAAAAAGGAAAAGAAATAA
- the kdpA gene encoding potassium-transporting ATPase subunit KdpA, translating to MFTTYDFLQIIIFLGLLIGLTPVLGNYMYKVFTGEKHLMSAPLGWLERLTYKLVGVDATEETNWKTYTFGLLLFNFIGFLFVFLLQLTQAYLPLNPANLPNVSWHSAFNTAVSFMTNTNWQGYGGETTLSYLVQMLALTVQNFVSAATGIAVLLALTKGLSRRTTDKLGNFWVDLTRSTLYVLLPLSIIFAVFLVGQGVIQNFETYQTAHTLQGAQQVIPMGPVASQEAIKQLGTNGGGFFNANSAHPFENPTPLSNLLEMLAILLIPAGLTFTYGKMVGSKRQGWTIFIVMMILLLGGLAISLYGEYSANPIFGHSALMEGKETRFGITNSVLWSTSTSAASNGSVNAMHDSLSPLAGMVAMINIMLGEIVFGGVGAGIYGMVVFIILTVFIAGLMVGRSPEYLGKKVEAFEVTMAIIANLATSFVILLFTAWAAVSTLGLSSLNNAGPHGFSEILYAFSSAAGNNGSAFAGLNANTVFYNLLLGIGMLIGRFGVIIPILAIAGNMAKKKITPVSTGTFQTDNWLFVSLLIGVIIIVGGLTYFPALSLGPIVEHLLMNNGITF from the coding sequence ATGTTTACAACGTACGATTTTTTACAGATTATCATTTTTCTCGGGCTACTGATAGGCTTAACGCCTGTGCTTGGAAATTACATGTACAAAGTTTTTACCGGCGAAAAGCATCTAATGTCGGCTCCGCTTGGTTGGCTCGAACGATTGACATATAAACTTGTCGGTGTTGATGCTACCGAAGAAACAAACTGGAAGACTTATACATTTGGGTTGTTGCTGTTCAACTTCATCGGATTTCTGTTTGTATTCCTGCTTCAACTCACGCAGGCCTATCTTCCATTAAATCCGGCAAATTTACCCAATGTGTCGTGGCATTCGGCCTTCAACACAGCCGTTAGTTTTATGACCAACACCAACTGGCAAGGCTACGGCGGTGAAACCACACTGAGCTATTTAGTGCAAATGCTGGCGCTTACCGTTCAAAACTTTGTGAGTGCAGCCACCGGAATAGCCGTTTTACTGGCTCTAACCAAAGGGCTTTCGCGCAGAACAACTGACAAGCTGGGCAATTTCTGGGTGGATTTAACCCGTTCTACCTTGTATGTGCTTTTACCACTTTCAATAATATTTGCTGTTTTTCTGGTGGGACAAGGAGTTATCCAAAACTTTGAAACCTATCAAACTGCTCACACATTACAAGGCGCACAACAAGTAATCCCAATGGGTCCGGTAGCTTCACAGGAAGCGATTAAACAACTCGGGACAAACGGCGGTGGTTTCTTTAATGCCAACAGTGCTCACCCATTCGAAAACCCAACTCCATTAAGCAATCTGCTTGAAATGCTTGCTATTCTGTTGATTCCTGCCGGATTGACTTTCACCTATGGTAAAATGGTTGGTTCTAAACGTCAGGGTTGGACAATTTTCATTGTAATGATGATTTTATTACTTGGTGGTTTAGCGATATCCTTGTATGGTGAGTATTCAGCCAATCCTATTTTCGGTCATTCAGCATTGATGGAAGGGAAGGAAACCCGGTTTGGAATAACTAACAGCGTACTATGGTCAACCTCCACATCGGCAGCTTCCAATGGATCTGTAAACGCTATGCACGACAGTCTATCGCCATTGGCAGGAATGGTTGCCATGATTAATATCATGCTTGGCGAAATTGTCTTCGGAGGAGTGGGAGCTGGTATCTACGGTATGGTTGTGTTCATTATTCTCACGGTATTTATTGCAGGATTAATGGTAGGTCGTTCGCCTGAATACCTTGGTAAAAAAGTGGAAGCATTTGAAGTGACCATGGCAATCATAGCCAATCTGGCAACCTCTTTTGTTATTTTGCTATTCACGGCATGGGCGGCGGTAAGTACCTTGGGCTTATCCAGCCTGAACAATGCCGGACCGCACGGATTTTCCGAAATTCTGTACGCTTTCAGTTCAGCAGCCGGAAACAACGGTAGTGCTTTTGCCGGGCTCAATGCCAATACAGTTTTCTATAACCTGCTTTTGGGAATAGGAATGCTGATTGGGCGATTTGGAGTAATTATCCCGATACTGGCTATTGCAGGAAATATGGCAAAAAAGAAAATTACCCCCGTGTCAACAGGAACTTTCCAAACGGATAACTGGCTGTTTGTTTCTTTACTAATCGGCGTAATCATTATTGTCGGAGGGTTGACTTATTTCCCGGCCTTATCATTAGGTCCGATAGTAGAACATTTATTAATGAATAACGGAATTACTTTTTAA
- a CDS encoding response regulator, whose protein sequence is MDSKLTILIIDDEIQIRRLLEINLSANGYRAVEAETGKDGCLLAASVNPALIILDLGLPDMDGLEVLKKLRDWYTGPIIILSARNSEEDIVWALDNGANDYLTKPFRTRELLARIRVATHQVIRQQDAAMVFDNLTIDLSKHVATKNGEIIKLTTTEFSLLALMAKNEGRVLTHVYILQEIWGYGYTEQTQYLRVFVAQLRKKIEDDPTKPKLLITESGIGYRFSGI, encoded by the coding sequence ATGGACTCAAAGCTAACTATTCTGATAATAGATGACGAAATCCAGATAAGGAGACTTCTCGAAATAAATCTTTCTGCCAACGGTTATCGGGCTGTTGAAGCCGAAACGGGGAAAGACGGCTGTTTGTTAGCGGCTTCTGTAAATCCGGCTCTGATTATTCTGGATTTGGGATTACCCGATATGGATGGATTGGAAGTGTTGAAAAAACTGCGCGATTGGTACACAGGTCCCATCATTATTCTTTCTGCCCGCAATTCCGAAGAGGACATTGTATGGGCATTGGACAACGGGGCTAACGACTATCTGACCAAACCATTTCGTACCCGTGAGTTGCTGGCAAGGATACGTGTGGCTACACATCAAGTTATTCGTCAACAGGATGCAGCCATGGTATTTGATAACCTGACCATTGATCTTAGTAAACACGTGGCCACTAAAAATGGTGAAATCATTAAACTAACTACCACAGAGTTTTCGTTGTTGGCATTGATGGCCAAAAATGAAGGAAGAGTGCTCACTCACGTGTATATTCTCCAGGAAATCTGGGGTTATGGCTATACCGAACAAACCCAATACCTACGGGTTTTTGTTGCACAATTACGTAAAAAAATAGAAGACGATCCCACTAAGCCTAAATTACTGATTACCGAATCGGGCATTGGATACAGGTTTAGTGGAATATAA
- the kdpC gene encoding potassium-transporting ATPase subunit KdpC, translating to MKQIKNSLETSDNRSNETLNSPLGVRGSMKTFGIALKIFLVFTILTGIVYPLLVTGIAQVVFPHQANGSLILKGNKIIGSELIGQQSDSTIYFTSRPSAIGNNPLPSGGSNYGLTAKKLKDQFVERKNKFIAFNQLDKDVEVPSEMLFASASGLDPHISPEAALLQINRIAKARYFNNTQKQRLKALVAEMTEAPQLGCLGESRVNVLLLNIALDKLQ from the coding sequence ATGAAACAGATAAAAAATTCATTGGAAACTTCTGATAATAGAAGTAATGAGACTCTTAATTCCCCTTTAGGGGTTAGGGGTTCTATGAAAACATTTGGTATCGCTTTAAAAATATTTCTGGTATTTACCATTCTTACCGGAATTGTATACCCGCTTTTAGTTACGGGAATCGCGCAGGTAGTTTTTCCACATCAAGCTAATGGTAGCCTGATTTTAAAAGGCAACAAAATAATCGGAAGTGAACTTATCGGACAACAATCCGACAGCACAATTTATTTTACGTCTCGTCCATCGGCAATTGGAAATAATCCATTACCTTCGGGTGGTAGTAACTATGGTCTGACAGCTAAAAAACTAAAAGATCAGTTTGTTGAACGGAAAAATAAATTTATAGCATTCAATCAATTGGATAAAGATGTAGAAGTTCCGTCCGAAATGCTTTTCGCTTCGGCAAGCGGTCTTGATCCGCATATTTCGCCGGAGGCTGCTCTGCTGCAAATTAATCGTATTGCAAAGGCCAGGTATTTTAACAATACTCAAAAGCAAAGACTGAAAGCACTTGTTGCAGAAATGACCGAAGCACCACAATTGGGCTGTTTGGGTGAAAGTAGGGTGAATGTATTATTACTGAATATTGCTTTAGACAAGCTTCAATAG
- a CDS encoding ATP-dependent nuclease, with amino-acid sequence MIIKRITAKNYRTLENIEVEFKGFYTAISGRNNAGKSNIIRAIRGILNQGIRFRFTGNSIMGIDAFDWKDEITSWKKETKEDVIVDLTLEIDKNSDSAIYKFLTDLIFKDAANIDISDKENLQIKLTKTFKNETKFIVLFGNNEVKEDYQKQEVLKRLRGTQCLIFHNSTRNESFNPFGDSIDKVTNFIGTAELEAINKKKEELVKIVQKSLKHHQDELTNLLGNLEEKYEVSLSTQGLNFERETIDISLKEKDADVSLDDWGSGTKNRTLIFLNLLNAKRAQNSSAESDRITPIVIIEEPECFLHPQAQAEFGRILQDLATKLQIQVITTTHSPYLLSFKEPAANILIDRDTKPKCKDSSSYVVKTDSEYWYEPFAFALGINQSDFGPMKDVIFSGNAKILLVEGIIDKEYMNYLQESIHGENALRNDIEIFAYDGADNLKNNILMNFIKSKFKNVVVTVDLDRFESIKSSVIAIGFKENLDLFPIGKKEVGKESIEGLIPTIVCTNVYGREAETVRRATMGNGKPQKSAKNELKKKLLDEFKTLAISDELHKDFYVLTKKINKAFK; translated from the coding sequence ATGATAATTAAACGAATAACTGCAAAAAACTATCGGACACTTGAAAATATTGAGGTTGAATTCAAAGGGTTTTATACCGCCATTAGTGGAAGAAATAATGCTGGTAAATCTAATATTATTAGAGCTATTCGAGGAATTCTTAATCAAGGAATAAGATTCCGATTTACTGGTAATTCAATTATGGGTATTGACGCTTTTGATTGGAAAGATGAGATTACAAGTTGGAAAAAAGAAACAAAAGAAGATGTTATTGTTGATTTGACTCTTGAAATAGATAAAAATAGCGATTCAGCAATTTATAAGTTTCTCACGGACTTAATTTTTAAGGATGCTGCAAATATTGACATTTCGGATAAAGAAAATCTTCAAATTAAGCTTACAAAAACATTTAAAAATGAAACAAAGTTTATTGTACTTTTTGGAAATAATGAAGTAAAAGAAGATTATCAAAAGCAAGAAGTATTGAAACGTTTACGAGGAACTCAATGTTTGATTTTCCATAATTCAACAAGAAATGAGAGTTTTAATCCGTTTGGTGATAGTATCGATAAGGTGACAAATTTTATTGGAACCGCTGAATTAGAAGCAATAAATAAGAAGAAGGAAGAATTGGTGAAAATTGTACAGAAATCACTTAAACATCATCAAGACGAGCTTACCAACCTTTTGGGTAATTTAGAGGAAAAATATGAAGTAAGTTTATCAACTCAAGGCCTGAATTTTGAAAGAGAAACAATCGATATATCTCTAAAAGAAAAAGACGCTGACGTTTCATTGGATGATTGGGGAAGTGGAACTAAAAACAGAACACTTATTTTTCTCAATCTTCTAAATGCTAAACGCGCACAAAACTCTTCGGCTGAATCAGATAGGATAACACCTATCGTAATAATTGAAGAACCTGAATGCTTCTTGCATCCACAAGCTCAAGCTGAATTTGGTCGAATATTACAAGACTTGGCTACAAAGCTTCAAATTCAAGTAATAACAACAACTCATAGTCCTTATTTATTGAGCTTTAAAGAACCTGCAGCAAATATTCTTATTGACAGAGATACAAAACCGAAATGTAAAGATTCAAGTTCTTATGTTGTAAAAACGGATAGTGAATACTGGTATGAACCTTTTGCATTTGCATTGGGAATAAATCAATCTGACTTTGGTCCAATGAAAGATGTGATTTTTAGTGGGAATGCAAAAATACTACTAGTTGAAGGTATTATCGACAAGGAATATATGAATTATCTTCAAGAAAGTATTCATGGTGAAAATGCATTAAGGAATGATATCGAAATATTTGCTTACGATGGAGCAGATAATCTAAAAAACAATATTTTGATGAATTTCATAAAAAGCAAATTCAAAAATGTAGTAGTGACTGTTGATTTAGACAGATTTGAAAGTATAAAGAGCTCAGTAATTGCAATTGGATTTAAGGAAAATCTTGACCTATTCCCAATTGGGAAAAAAGAGGTAGGCAAAGAATCAATCGAAGGACTAATACCTACAATTGTATGTACAAATGTTTATGGGCGAGAGGCTGAAACTGTTCGAAGAGCAACAATGGGTAATGGTAAACCTCAAAAATCTGCTAAAAACGAATTGAAGAAAAAATTGCTTGATGAATTTAAAACATTGGCTATAAGTGATGAATTGCACAAGGACTTTTATGTGTTAACAAAAAAAATCAATAAAGCATTCAAATAA
- the kdpB gene encoding potassium-transporting ATPase subunit KdpB has product MTTKSNKSIFNKKLLARAAKDSVIKLSPAVLIKNPVIFIVGIGAVLTTIIVFLGIFQGGYSSFNLQIAIWLWFTVLFANFSEAIAEGRGKAQAESLRKNRTQTVARKMVGDKETEVLAPDLRKGDIVVCEVNDVIPSDGEVIEGIASVDESAITGESAPVIRESGGDRSAVTGGTKVLSDRILIRISADAGDTFIDRMIALVEGAKRQKTPNEIALTILLSGLSIIFLLAVVTLPAFFGYSLNASGIPQSHNLSIPVLIALLVCLIPTTIGGLLSAIGISGMDRLIQRNVIATSGRAIEAAGDVDVLLLDKTGTITLGNRMATNFVPAENVTVEELADAAQLSSLSDETPEGRSIVVLAKEKFNIRGRDITHLHATFIPFTAQSRMSGVDLKTPEGKVHQIRKGSSQAIQAFVEANNGVYSQKVIDIVSDLARQGATPLVVAEDNKVLGVIHLKDIVKGGIKQRFAELRQMGIRTVMITGDNSLTAAAIAAEAGVDDFMAEAKPEDKLRRIREEQEKGHLVGMIGDGTNDAPALAQADVGIAMNSGTQAAREAGNMVDLDSNPTKLIEVVEVGKQLLMTRGALTTFSIANDVAKYFAIIPAISIALYAGSNGQGPLSALNIMRLGSPESAILSAIIFNALIIIALIPLALKGVTYKPISANRALTKNLLIYGFGGLVAPFIGIKIIDLLINL; this is encoded by the coding sequence ATGACAACAAAATCAAATAAAAGTATCTTCAATAAAAAGCTACTTGCGAGGGCTGCGAAAGACAGCGTAATAAAATTAAGTCCTGCTGTTTTGATAAAAAATCCGGTTATATTTATAGTTGGTATCGGAGCAGTACTAACAACTATCATTGTTTTTCTGGGAATTTTTCAGGGAGGATATTCGTCTTTCAATTTACAAATTGCCATTTGGCTCTGGTTTACGGTGCTTTTTGCCAATTTTTCAGAAGCAATAGCCGAAGGACGTGGAAAAGCACAAGCTGAAAGTCTGCGTAAAAACCGCACGCAAACCGTTGCCCGTAAAATGGTTGGTGACAAAGAAACCGAAGTGTTAGCTCCCGATTTACGCAAAGGTGACATTGTGGTTTGCGAAGTGAATGATGTAATTCCTTCGGATGGAGAAGTAATTGAGGGAATTGCCAGTGTCGATGAGTCAGCCATAACGGGCGAGTCGGCACCGGTAATTCGCGAAAGCGGTGGCGACCGCTCAGCCGTAACCGGTGGAACCAAAGTTTTGAGTGACCGCATTCTGATTCGTATTTCAGCCGATGCAGGCGATACTTTTATAGACCGCATGATTGCCTTGGTGGAAGGTGCCAAACGTCAGAAAACACCAAACGAAATAGCCCTGACGATTTTGCTTTCGGGCTTATCCATTATCTTCCTTTTGGCAGTAGTTACGCTTCCGGCATTTTTCGGATACAGTCTAAATGCTTCGGGAATTCCGCAGTCACACAACTTGTCTATTCCGGTATTGATTGCCCTGCTGGTTTGTCTTATCCCAACCACCATTGGCGGATTGTTGAGTGCTATCGGTATCAGCGGAATGGATCGGTTGATTCAACGAAACGTTATAGCTACCAGCGGTCGTGCCATTGAAGCAGCAGGTGATGTGGATGTGCTTTTACTCGACAAAACAGGAACCATTACACTCGGAAACCGTATGGCAACCAACTTTGTTCCGGCCGAAAATGTAACCGTGGAAGAACTTGCCGATGCAGCTCAACTCTCGTCTCTTTCCGACGAAACGCCCGAAGGACGTTCGATTGTGGTATTGGCTAAGGAAAAATTCAATATCCGTGGACGTGACATTACCCATTTGCATGCAACCTTTATTCCTTTTACGGCACAGTCGCGTATGAGTGGGGTGGATTTGAAAACACCCGAAGGAAAAGTACATCAGATTCGCAAAGGATCGTCGCAGGCCATTCAGGCTTTTGTAGAGGCAAATAATGGTGTGTATTCTCAAAAAGTAATTGATATAGTATCCGATTTGGCACGTCAGGGAGCAACACCCTTGGTGGTGGCCGAAGACAATAAAGTATTGGGGGTAATTCACCTGAAAGATATTGTAAAAGGGGGAATCAAACAGCGGTTTGCTGAACTTCGTCAAATGGGAATCCGCACCGTGATGATTACCGGCGATAACTCGCTGACCGCTGCTGCCATTGCTGCCGAAGCCGGTGTGGATGATTTTATGGCCGAAGCAAAACCCGAAGATAAACTGCGCCGTATCCGCGAAGAACAGGAAAAAGGACACTTGGTGGGAATGATTGGTGATGGAACCAACGATGCGCCTGCTTTGGCACAAGCTGATGTTGGTATCGCTATGAACTCAGGAACACAAGCTGCCCGCGAAGCCGGTAACATGGTGGATTTGGATAGTAATCCTACCAAACTGATTGAAGTGGTGGAAGTAGGTAAACAGCTGCTTATGACCCGTGGTGCGCTGACCACCTTCAGTATTGCCAATGATGTGGCCAAGTACTTCGCCATTATACCGGCCATTTCTATTGCACTGTATGCCGGAAGCAACGGACAAGGACCTCTGTCAGCACTAAACATCATGCGACTTGGTTCGCCCGAAAGCGCGATTCTAAGTGCTATCATTTTCAATGCACTTATTATCATCGCACTCATTCCATTGGCACTGAAAGGAGTAACGTATAAACCAATATCAGCCAATAGAGCACTGACAAAAAACCTGCTGATTTATGGATTCGGCGGTTTGGTGGCACCGTTTATCGGGATTAAAATTATTGATTTATTGATAAATTTATAA
- the kdpF gene encoding K(+)-transporting ATPase subunit F: METKLLMVTATETSSTTGYIIGAIIAVVILGYLIYSLIKPEKF; the protein is encoded by the coding sequence ATGGAAACAAAACTTTTAATGGTTACAGCTACTGAAACAAGCAGCACAACAGGCTATATTATCGGAGCAATAATAGCCGTGGTTATACTTGGTTATTTGATTTATTCATTGATTAAACCGGAGAAATTCTAA